Within the Myxococcus xanthus genome, the region GGTGTCCTGGAGTGCCGCATGTGCCATAGGCGCGGCCCTCTTGAGGAGACGACGACGCTGTGGCGTAACGGCCTCCTCGTCTTCGCGCTGTGTGACAGGTGCGCGGCAAGCCATGACGTCGTCTTCTCCCCCACTCCGGTCGGCGTCGAAGTGCGCGCCAGGCGCCGCAGCCCTGTGGAGTTGGTGGCGCAGGAGGTGCCCCGTGTGCCTGGCCGCCGCTGACAGCCTGCTCGTCATCCACGAGGGGCGCGCGGTAGCGGACACCCTCCTGGGAGACGTCCTCCGGCTGCCAGTGGCCAAGGCCATGGACGTCGGCACCGCCGCGGGCATGGACCGCGCCGTGGCCCTGCTTGCCGCGCGCCTCCGTCGCGCCGTCGGGCGCGCGGATGTGGACGCCATGCGAGAGGCGGTGGCCGTCCTCGACGTGGACTGGAGGGCGACGACGGCGGCCCAGCGCAGGCGCCTCGTTGCCCAGGCCATGGAAGCCGCTGGCCGGCGGACAGCCGTCATCCCCTCTCGCATCCAGGCCCCCCTCGGTGACGCAGCCGAAGAGGTGGTGGCGTCCACCCGCAGCCACGTCCGACGCGAGCAGGGCCTCGCCCTCGCCGCCCGCTTCAACGCCGTGGACAGGCGCGTGGCCCAGCACATCGTCCGGACCCAGGGCAACTTCGTGCGGGACGAATACGGGCGCCGGCTGGACGCCTTCGGCGAGGAGGCCCGGCGTCTCGTGGCCGAGGGGCTGGAGGCCGGCCTCGGCAGAAGCGACATCGCCGAGTCCTTGGAGCGGGCCGCACGCGGCGCGCTCATCGAGCGGGCCCCCTTCTACTGGGAGGTGGTGGCGGCCAGCTTCGTCGGCCAGGGGCGCTCCTTCGCCCAGGTGAGCAGCTACGCCGAGGCTGGCATCCGCCGCTACCGCATCGAAGCTGTCCTGGACGAAGCCACCACCCAGGTGTGCCGCTTCCTCCACGGGAAGACATTCTCAGTGGGCGAGGCCCTCCAGCGCTTCGAGCGATTGGAGTCCCTTGAGCGCCCGGAGGATGTGAAGCAGGAGCTGCCCTGGGTGCGGGAGCGCCTCGACGCGGACACGGGGCGCGCCCTCCTCTACGTCAACCGAGGAGGCCAGGAGACGCGCCTGGCCGAGGTGCTCCGCTCCGCCGCCGGCACCCGCGACGACGTCGGTGAGTTCCGCTCGCTCGCGTCGGACAGGCAGCTCGCGGAAGCGGGCGTGGGCTTTCCGCCGTACCACGGGCTCTGCCGCACCACGACGCTCGCTGTCACTTAGTGATGTCCCCGATTTCGCGCCGCAGGCCTTTGTCTCTTTCGGAGACGAAACGCCATGCAGGCCACCTCGACACCGCCCCCCACTTCACCTCCGACGCCGGAGGGCAACGTGACGCCCTCAGCGTCGACCTCCACGGCCAAGGCCGCTGAGACGCCCGTCGTCTGGCCCCGCGACCTCAATCTCCCCACCTCCGGGGAGCTGGCGTGGGGCTTCGATCCGGAGGGCCTCCGCGATGGGTAACGCCCTCACGAAGGCCCTCGCCCGGGCCCGGCACGTCCTGGAATCCCTCCAGGGCGGTGAGCCGGTGGAGAAAACTATCTGGGGCAGCCCCGCGGGCAAGAAGCGCCTGGCGAAGCGGCTCGTGGCCATGCTGCCCGCGCACAAGACGTATGTGGAGCCCTTCGCCGGCAGCGCCGCCGTCCTCTTCGAGAAGGCTGCCTCGGAAGTCGAGGCCATCAACGACGCCGACACCGAAATCGCCGACGCCTACCGGCTCATCCAGAAGCTGACGCCCGCGAGCTTCGCCAAGCTGAAGAAGCTGCCGTGGGTGGGCGACGAGAAGACTTTCAAGAGTCTCTTCGACGCCAAACCCCAGGGTGACGTGGAGCGCCTGCACCGCTTCCTCTACCTGACGCACTTCTCCTACGGGAAGCTGCGCGGACGCAGCTTCAGCCCCAACGGCGCGGGCGTGGCGGCGAAGACGCTCGCCCGCATCGAGCAGTTCGCCCCACGCCTCAAGCGCGTGAAGGTGTACGGCGGCGACTACGAGAAGGTGGTCCGCAAGTACGACGGGAAGGACACCGTCCTCTTCTTGGACCCGCCCTACCCTGGCTACAACGTCGACGTCGGCGAGGGCGACTTCGACGAGGAGCGCTTCTACGGCGTCCTCAAGTCGCTCAAGGGCCGCTGGCTCATGACGTATGGCATCCGGGGCAAGCTGCCCGGGCTGCTGAAGGACTCCGGCTTCCTCGTGAAGCGCATTCGGACGCCTCGCACCATCGCCGCCATGCGCGGCGTGGGTGGCTCCTCCGTGCTGACGCAACTCCTCGTCTCCAACTACCAGCCCGCCGCGAAGGCGCTGGAGGGTGACGGCCACTTCGCGGTGGACGACTGGCAGCCGGAGGAGTCGCCCGATACCGCCACCTTCCTCGCGACGAAGCCGCTCCTCAAGGGCGTCGAGCCCGACGACGAGCGGTACGTCCTGGGCGTCGTCCTGGAGCCGGAGACGGTGGACGCGCAGGGCGACATCTACTCCGCCGCGGAGATTCGTCAGGCTGCGCACCGCTTCATGGAGGAGTTCGGCGGCCTGGGCCTCATGCACCAGATGCGCGTCAACGGGCACGTGAAGGTGCTGGAGAGCTACCTGGCGCCCGTCGACTTCAACCTGGGCGAGGTGCCGGTGCGCAAGGGCACCTGGCTGCTCGCCGTGCGCGTCCTCTCCGATGAGCTCTGGGGCCGGGTGAAGGACGGGCAACTGACGGGCTTCAGCATCGGCGGAACCGCGCGCCGGCTCCCCGAGGCCTCCCCCGCCACCGAGCCGCCCCCTTCCGACACACCTGCCGCTGACTCCCAGCCGGAGGCCGCATGACGAGCACCACCCAAGGCTCCGCCTCCGTCCACCGCCTCGTCGACATGGTGGTGGAGGAGGTCTCCCTCGTGGACAGGGCCGCCAACAAGCACCGCTTCCTCTTGGTGAAGCGAGACGGAGACACCATGGACGACGCTCCCCAGGACACCTCGCAGGCCGAGGGCGCCAACAGCGCCGCCTCGGACACCTCCAAGGCCGATGACGCGCTCCTCGCCA harbors:
- a CDS encoding XkdF-like putative serine protease domain-containing protein; its protein translation is MGNALTKALARARHVLESLQGGEPVEKTIWGSPAGKKRLAKRLVAMLPAHKTYVEPFAGSAAVLFEKAASEVEAINDADTEIADAYRLIQKLTPASFAKLKKLPWVGDEKTFKSLFDAKPQGDVERLHRFLYLTHFSYGKLRGRSFSPNGAGVAAKTLARIEQFAPRLKRVKVYGGDYEKVVRKYDGKDTVLFLDPPYPGYNVDVGEGDFDEERFYGVLKSLKGRWLMTYGIRGKLPGLLKDSGFLVKRIRTPRTIAAMRGVGGSSVLTQLLVSNYQPAAKALEGDGHFAVDDWQPEESPDTATFLATKPLLKGVEPDDERYVLGVVLEPETVDAQGDIYSAAEIRQAAHRFMEEFGGLGLMHQMRVNGHVKVLESYLAPVDFNLGEVPVRKGTWLLAVRVLSDELWGRVKDGQLTGFSIGGTARRLPEASPATEPPPSDTPAADSQPEAA
- a CDS encoding head morphogenesis protein, with product MCLAAADSLLVIHEGRAVADTLLGDVLRLPVAKAMDVGTAAGMDRAVALLAARLRRAVGRADVDAMREAVAVLDVDWRATTAAQRRRLVAQAMEAAGRRTAVIPSRIQAPLGDAAEEVVASTRSHVRREQGLALAARFNAVDRRVAQHIVRTQGNFVRDEYGRRLDAFGEEARRLVAEGLEAGLGRSDIAESLERAARGALIERAPFYWEVVAASFVGQGRSFAQVSSYAEAGIRRYRIEAVLDEATTQVCRFLHGKTFSVGEALQRFERLESLERPEDVKQELPWVRERLDADTGRALLYVNRGGQETRLAEVLRSAAGTRDDVGEFRSLASDRQLAEAGVGFPPYHGLCRTTTLAVT